A single Paenibacillus kribbensis DNA region contains:
- a CDS encoding FAD-dependent oxidoreductase, with translation MTFLNYDYVIFGAGIYGLYAAHLLAKKDLNVAVIEFDDKPLQRASYINQARVHNGYHYPRSVSTAAKSAHYYERFVRDFSFAINDRFKKIYAISANDSLTNAEQFQHFCDYVEIPAVEVNSRVYFNPGTVEAAFETMEYSYDANLIRKWYMEKLQGFKNVSLVFNKLIDKVSTEEEHYALRFTDGSNFTASNILNATYASINQILRKFDYELFSTKYEICEVIMTEVTKNVQDVGITVMDGPFFSLMPFGESGYHSLTSVGHTPHESSFNALPEFSCQKYNDACSVTQLSNCNTCPVRPYTAWTRMNQLAKKYLNPEIQITYKKSLFAVKALISASELDDSRPTVIKEFSENPRFVSVFSGKFNTIYDLEEVL, from the coding sequence ATGACTTTTTTGAATTACGATTATGTTATCTTTGGCGCTGGGATATACGGTCTATATGCTGCTCACTTATTGGCAAAGAAGGATCTAAATGTAGCTGTAATTGAATTTGATGACAAGCCTTTACAACGTGCAAGTTATATTAACCAGGCCAGAGTTCACAACGGGTATCATTACCCAAGAAGTGTTTCTACCGCTGCCAAATCTGCTCATTATTATGAACGATTTGTCCGTGATTTTTCTTTTGCTATCAACGATAGATTTAAGAAAATATACGCGATTTCTGCGAATGATTCCTTGACAAATGCCGAGCAGTTTCAGCATTTTTGTGATTATGTTGAAATACCCGCCGTGGAGGTTAATAGCCGAGTATATTTCAATCCGGGAACAGTGGAAGCAGCATTTGAAACGATGGAGTATAGCTATGATGCTAATTTAATTCGTAAGTGGTATATGGAGAAGTTACAGGGTTTTAAAAATGTATCACTGGTTTTCAATAAACTAATCGACAAGGTTAGCACTGAAGAAGAGCACTATGCACTTCGTTTTACTGATGGATCCAATTTTACAGCCTCTAACATACTTAATGCAACATATGCGAGTATTAACCAGATTCTACGTAAGTTTGACTATGAGTTATTTTCAACAAAATATGAAATATGTGAAGTGATTATGACGGAAGTAACCAAAAACGTTCAAGACGTAGGAATTACTGTAATGGATGGGCCTTTTTTTTCTTTGATGCCTTTTGGAGAAAGTGGGTATCATTCTCTTACGTCTGTTGGACATACTCCACATGAGTCGTCTTTTAACGCTTTACCTGAATTCTCTTGTCAAAAATACAATGATGCTTGTAGTGTAACGCAATTAAGCAATTGCAACACTTGTCCGGTTAGACCTTACACTGCTTGGACAAGAATGAACCAATTGGCTAAAAAGTATCTAAATCCTGAAATTCAAATAACCTACAAAAAATCTTTATTTGCTGTAAAAGCACTAATTAGTGCTTCGGAGCTTGATGATTCTCGACCTACCGTTATTAAAGAATTTTCAGAAAACCCGAGATTTGTCTCTGTTTTTTCTGGGAAGTTTAACACCATCTATGATTTGGAGGAAGTGCTATGA
- a CDS encoding glycosyltransferase family 2 protein, producing the protein MNVIKNKNWEIPNFELKEFKSKNSKYCVCIPVINEGIKIQKQLNKLKSLAEAVDIIILDGGSTDGSLEEIFLLDNHVRAILVKKGKGKLSAQLRMGFAYALQEQYEGIITVDGNNKDSVESIPAFIQKLDEGYDFVQGSRYVPGGKEINTPISRKLAIKLIHAPFISLVAGYHYTDTTNGFRAHSARFLKDPQLHPFRDVFETYELLGYLSVKAPKLGYKVSEIPVERSYPKGKVPTKISPLRGNMLLMKILLNLYLRKYDFKNNPKVSKEEQ; encoded by the coding sequence ATGAATGTTATCAAAAATAAAAATTGGGAAATTCCTAATTTTGAGCTTAAAGAATTCAAGTCAAAGAATAGTAAATACTGTGTGTGCATTCCTGTTATTAACGAAGGAATTAAAATTCAAAAACAACTCAACAAGTTAAAATCACTTGCAGAAGCTGTTGATATTATTATTTTAGATGGTGGGAGCACCGATGGTTCTTTAGAGGAAATATTTCTTTTAGATAATCATGTAAGAGCTATTTTAGTTAAAAAAGGTAAGGGTAAGCTAAGTGCACAACTACGGATGGGGTTCGCTTACGCATTGCAAGAGCAATATGAGGGGATCATTACCGTAGATGGGAATAATAAAGATAGCGTTGAGTCAATTCCTGCGTTCATTCAGAAACTTGATGAAGGCTATGATTTTGTACAAGGTTCAAGGTATGTACCAGGAGGTAAGGAAATAAATACTCCTATCTCGAGAAAACTTGCTATTAAACTTATTCATGCACCGTTTATATCACTAGTTGCAGGATATCATTATACAGACACTACCAACGGATTTAGGGCCCATTCTGCTCGATTTTTAAAAGACCCTCAATTGCATCCTTTTAGAGATGTTTTTGAGACTTACGAGCTTTTGGGCTATTTGTCAGTTAAAGCGCCCAAATTAGGCTATAAAGTTTCGGAGATTCCTGTCGAACGCTCATATCCAAAGGGAAAGGTACCTACTAAGATTAGCCCTTTGCGAGGGAATATGCTGCTTATGAAAATATTGTTAAACTTATATTTGCGCAAATATGATTTCAAAAATAATCCGAAAGTAAGTAAGGAGGAGCAATGA
- a CDS encoding glycosyltransferase — MKEQVFVSAVLYVHNNEQEIAQALTELDRTMMTYFQHYEIILVNDFSQDKTLENVHSAIENIYGDTTIINLSRKHGVEHAMMAGLNKSMGDFVFEIESLFIDFNLDLLYDMFKTATGKGFDIVAATSGQAGWKSRIFYRILNKVSYLNLSLSTETVRLVTRRALNAMLNLREKVRYRKALYELTGYSKTLINYKPINRLTGRKVNRENISLAVDALVSFSHFGLRAAHLLTGVFFLFSLFMGGYALYNYFFNQSVVQGWTTLMILISLGFAGLFFIGGIIGEYTSRILIEIQNRPFYSTKSVEMYKEKKPRLELIKEKESASGQ, encoded by the coding sequence ATGAAAGAGCAGGTTTTTGTTTCTGCTGTTCTGTATGTGCACAATAATGAACAAGAAATTGCGCAGGCATTAACTGAATTAGATCGCACCATGATGACATATTTCCAACACTATGAGATTATACTGGTTAATGATTTTAGCCAAGACAAGACGTTGGAGAACGTACATAGTGCAATCGAGAATATTTACGGGGATACTACAATTATTAATCTGTCCAGAAAACACGGTGTTGAGCATGCTATGATGGCTGGGCTTAATAAATCTATGGGGGACTTTGTGTTTGAAATTGAGTCTCTATTTATTGATTTTAATTTAGATTTGCTGTATGACATGTTTAAAACGGCAACTGGAAAAGGATTTGATATTGTTGCTGCTACTTCCGGGCAAGCTGGTTGGAAATCTCGGATCTTTTATAGAATTCTGAATAAGGTGTCTTACTTGAATCTATCTCTTTCTACAGAGACTGTACGCTTAGTGACACGCCGTGCTTTAAACGCTATGCTGAATCTTAGGGAAAAAGTTAGGTATAGAAAAGCACTTTATGAGCTTACGGGTTATTCTAAAACCCTGATAAATTATAAGCCTATCAATAGACTGACTGGTAGGAAAGTAAACAGGGAGAATATTTCGTTAGCAGTAGACGCATTGGTGTCGTTTTCCCATTTTGGGTTAAGAGCAGCTCATCTTCTTACGGGTGTGTTTTTCTTGTTTTCTTTGTTCATGGGGGGGTACGCTTTATATAATTACTTTTTTAATCAGTCAGTGGTACAAGGTTGGACTACACTTATGATTTTAATCTCTCTTGGTTTTGCAGGGTTGTTTTTTATAGGGGGGATTATTGGAGAGTACACTTCACGCATATTAATTGAGATCCAAAATCGTCCTTTTTACAGTACCAAGTCTGTAGAAATGTATAAAGAGAAAAAGCCAAGACTGGAATTAATTAAAGAAAAAGAGAGTGCTTCGGGTCAATAA
- a CDS encoding sugar phosphate isomerase/epimerase family protein yields MKLSISNIAWNSNEDEEIIVLLNRLGIRGLEIAPTKFWERPLDCETSELLQFKQYWEQRNIHLIAMQSLLFGQHGLALFSDIESRNKLKDYIIGIMGLAGKIGVKALVFGSPKNRLSNGISKNEQMNIAIPFFAELGEVAVTENVTLCIEPNPSQYGCDFITNSEEGLQLVREVSHPGFQLHLDAGALALNNENISSAIEKSMPCLSHFHISEPYLNKVGNKESVSTHREIAKVLKETGYRNWVSIEMKNGDNPNVANVEQALIYASEIYA; encoded by the coding sequence ATGAAACTTTCTATTTCCAATATTGCGTGGAATAGTAATGAGGATGAAGAGATTATTGTGTTGCTTAATAGACTTGGCATTCGTGGGCTTGAAATTGCCCCTACTAAATTTTGGGAACGCCCATTAGATTGCGAAACTAGTGAACTACTACAATTCAAGCAATATTGGGAACAAAGAAATATTCATTTAATTGCTATGCAATCATTATTATTTGGACAGCATGGATTGGCCTTGTTTTCAGATATTGAATCTCGTAACAAGTTAAAAGATTATATAATCGGTATTATGGGCTTAGCAGGTAAAATAGGAGTTAAAGCCCTGGTGTTTGGATCACCTAAAAATCGACTTTCCAATGGAATATCTAAGAATGAGCAAATGAACATTGCTATTCCATTTTTTGCGGAGCTTGGTGAGGTTGCTGTTACAGAAAATGTAACCTTGTGTATAGAGCCCAATCCCTCTCAATATGGATGTGATTTCATTACGAATAGTGAAGAAGGTTTACAATTGGTTCGGGAAGTCAGCCACCCTGGTTTTCAATTGCATCTGGATGCGGGTGCCCTTGCCTTAAATAACGAGAATATTTCTTCAGCTATTGAAAAAAGCATGCCTTGTTTAAGTCATTTTCATATTAGCGAACCTTATCTTAATAAGGTCGGGAACAAGGAAAGTGTTTCAACGCATAGGGAGATAGCAAAGGTGCTTAAAGAAACAGGCTACAGAAATTGGGTTTCTATTGAAATGAAAAATGGGGACAATCCGAATGTTGCTAATGTTGAACAAGCTCTAATATACGCTTCAGAAATTTACGCTTAA
- a CDS encoding NAD-dependent epimerase/dehydratase family protein, protein MKKNCLVGFTGYVGSTLLAQTAFDELYNSSNIETIKGKEYDLVVCAAAPAVKWKANQAPKEDLANINQLISCLKEVKAQKFVLISTVDVYSTPIKVDESSNIQTETTEPYGKHRFYLEQFVTNTFHDHLIIRLPGLFGKGLKKNFIYDLIHDNALHLTHHLSEFQFYNMNHLWDDIQTALANSLSLVNFATEPVSAKEIAQAGLDVNFSNETGKKPVSYDMRSLYSHLFNGSDNKGYMKSKEEVLQEIKAFIEEEKRALQ, encoded by the coding sequence GTGAAGAAGAATTGTCTTGTAGGATTTACCGGGTATGTAGGCTCCACTTTACTTGCACAGACAGCATTTGATGAGTTGTACAATTCGTCCAATATTGAGACTATTAAAGGTAAGGAATATGATTTAGTGGTATGTGCGGCTGCCCCAGCTGTCAAATGGAAGGCTAATCAAGCCCCCAAGGAAGATCTTGCTAATATCAATCAACTGATTTCTTGTTTAAAAGAGGTCAAGGCTCAAAAGTTTGTGCTCATTTCTACAGTCGATGTATATAGTACTCCTATCAAAGTTGATGAGTCGTCCAATATACAAACAGAAACAACAGAGCCTTATGGAAAGCATCGTTTTTATTTAGAACAATTCGTTACCAACACTTTTCATGACCATTTGATTATTCGTCTCCCTGGCTTATTCGGTAAAGGACTTAAGAAAAATTTTATTTATGATTTAATTCATGATAATGCTTTACATTTAACTCATCATCTAAGTGAATTTCAATTTTATAATATGAATCATTTGTGGGATGATATTCAAACAGCGCTTGCTAATTCGCTAAGTCTAGTAAATTTTGCTACAGAGCCTGTAAGTGCAAAAGAAATTGCTCAGGCTGGACTGGATGTTAACTTTTCCAATGAAACGGGGAAGAAGCCCGTCTCATATGATATGAGAAGTCTATACTCACATCTTTTTAATGGCAGTGACAATAAAGGATATATGAAATCTAAAGAAGAAGTTCTACAGGAGATTAAAGCATTTATTGAGGAAGAAAAGAGGGCGCTTCAATGA